The following are encoded together in the Actinoplanes sp. N902-109 genome:
- a CDS encoding alpha/beta hydrolase, protein MISILFVQGGGAGTHDDWDNHLVDSLGRALGAGYEIQYPRLPDEGDPQYAGWSTFLRAELAALPGTAVLVAHSTGAAILAGTLAQHPPPQRWGAVVLIAAPFVGPGGWPSAEFTLPADLGAKLPAGTPVHIFHGLADETVPPSHADLYARAVPQARVHRLPGRDHQLTNDLTEVAAAIRAAVGSR, encoded by the coding sequence ATGATCAGCATCCTGTTCGTCCAGGGCGGCGGCGCGGGCACCCACGACGACTGGGACAACCACCTGGTCGACAGCCTGGGCCGGGCGCTCGGGGCGGGCTACGAGATCCAGTATCCCCGCCTGCCCGACGAGGGCGACCCGCAGTACGCCGGCTGGAGCACCTTCCTCCGCGCCGAACTCGCCGCTCTGCCCGGCACCGCGGTCCTGGTGGCTCACTCGACAGGCGCCGCGATCCTGGCCGGCACGCTCGCCCAGCACCCGCCACCACAGCGCTGGGGCGCCGTCGTCCTGATCGCCGCCCCGTTCGTCGGCCCCGGCGGCTGGCCCAGCGCCGAGTTCACCCTGCCCGCCGACCTCGGCGCCAAGCTTCCCGCCGGCACCCCGGTGCACATCTTCCACGGCCTCGCCGACGAAACGGTCCCGCCGTCCCACGCCGACCTGTACGCCCGGGCCGTCCCACAGGCCCGGGTCCACCGGCTGCCGGGCCGTGACCACCAGCTCACCAACGACCTGACCGAGGTGGCCGCCGCAATCCGCGCGGCGGTCGGTTCTCGTTGA
- a CDS encoding NB-ARC domain-containing protein produces MWRWMLVVASVLAAACSATLVAVAVNVATGGAAPWFPAVEHEPLWWAVAGTALVAVAGLAVTWTQHIVNRPLAVVPAEQRPESWIVERPLEVDRIVAALHRRGNRTVGVTTALQGAGGFGKTTVAKLVRSDPRVLRRFADRVYWVTVGRDARRGILTDKINDLIRSIAPDRQVAFTDAQQAGQHLAALLRAGPPRLIVLDDVWFPEQLEAFPLVGRSARLITTRNVSLVQGAAIPVRVDQLSLDQARAVLTADLPGLPPHIVGGLLDETSRWPLLLRLLNRILVNQARLHTDLSSAAQQLLDRLRRDGMSHVDDLTGAAGRQLDVNDPQQRQQAVAATIDASIGLLRPAERLRLAELSVFAEDESIPLTMVAGLWQATGKLDVVESRALCARLEDLSLVTLTPTANGGAIGMHDVIREVLRRELGADRLRALHRLLLSAASGTAQEGASVIEWWTLPDLDRYLQDHLIEHLQAADRGADAAAVASDIRWVTARLEQSGPIAPLSDLALLPGGTAVHLRHVFGQTAHLLAPTQPPHSRIDILYGRLEHDTVWGAPIKALNQERKPPALLNGWPLPDLPEPALRRTVTGHTAPIRAIAISPASDWFVTAGADRTVRVWNAATGAERMTLTGHTDRVTAVAIAADGTWFVSAGADRSIRAWDATTGALRGRFTGHTARVNAVAVAPDGTWIASGGEDRSVRIWDVASGRQRMKLTGHSGAVTSVAVDPHGTFLATSSDDRSVRIWGISTGREQARLVVSTDWARSVAVAPSGTWVVVAGWSLRIWNFVTGEQRTDLASQVNDLLNAVAVAPDGKWLATGGDDRNTRIWDAATGEQQAALRGHIDPVNAVTIAPDGTWMATASSDWSVRIWDGPAHLGRGRAVPAGDRSAWFSDVAWSPDGQWLATGSTNSSVQLWAATTGEQRKPPACRTGRINAVAIAPDGTWLASAGWSVRIWDVARNEQRTEMLGHVGRVFSVAVSPDGSWLATGGDDRTVRVWDAATGAERRTIAGHRGRINSVAISPDGTWLATAGSDRTVRLWDAATGAERRTIAGHRGRINSVAISPDGTWLATAGSDRTVRLWDAVTGAELRAFGGHTDRVNSVAISTDGTRLATAGSDRTVRIWIAETGSAYAMTRLEQAAHTCRWNPVDGSLAVAGAGGLYRFLLRT; encoded by the coding sequence GTGTGGCGCTGGATGCTGGTCGTCGCGTCCGTGCTTGCTGCGGCATGCTCGGCGACACTCGTGGCTGTCGCGGTCAACGTGGCCACCGGTGGAGCCGCCCCGTGGTTTCCTGCGGTGGAGCACGAGCCGCTGTGGTGGGCAGTCGCCGGCACCGCCCTGGTCGCCGTGGCCGGCCTGGCGGTGACCTGGACGCAGCACATCGTGAACCGGCCGCTCGCCGTCGTGCCGGCCGAGCAACGGCCCGAGTCGTGGATCGTCGAACGGCCGCTCGAGGTGGACCGGATCGTGGCCGCCCTGCACCGGCGCGGGAACCGGACCGTGGGAGTGACGACCGCCCTGCAGGGGGCCGGCGGATTCGGCAAGACGACGGTCGCGAAGCTGGTGCGGTCCGATCCGAGGGTCCTGCGCCGGTTCGCGGACCGGGTGTACTGGGTGACCGTCGGCCGGGACGCTCGCCGGGGCATCCTCACCGACAAGATCAACGACTTGATCCGCTCGATCGCCCCCGACCGGCAGGTGGCGTTCACCGACGCGCAGCAAGCCGGTCAGCATCTGGCGGCGCTGCTGCGGGCCGGTCCGCCCCGGCTCATCGTGCTGGACGACGTGTGGTTTCCCGAGCAGCTCGAAGCCTTCCCGCTCGTCGGCCGGAGCGCCCGGCTGATCACGACCCGCAACGTGTCGCTGGTGCAAGGCGCTGCGATCCCGGTCCGGGTGGACCAGCTGTCGCTCGACCAGGCGCGAGCTGTGCTGACCGCGGATCTGCCGGGGCTGCCGCCGCACATCGTCGGCGGGCTCCTCGACGAGACCAGCAGATGGCCACTGCTCCTGCGGCTCCTCAACCGCATCCTGGTGAATCAGGCCCGGCTGCACACCGACCTCTCATCTGCGGCCCAGCAGCTGCTCGACCGGCTGCGCCGCGACGGGATGTCCCACGTCGACGACCTCACCGGGGCAGCCGGGCGGCAGCTCGACGTCAACGATCCGCAACAGCGGCAGCAGGCCGTCGCGGCGACCATCGATGCCAGTATCGGCCTGCTGCGCCCGGCCGAGCGGCTCCGACTTGCCGAGCTCTCGGTCTTCGCCGAGGACGAATCCATTCCGCTGACGATGGTGGCCGGCCTGTGGCAAGCGACGGGGAAGCTGGACGTGGTGGAGTCCCGGGCGCTGTGCGCCCGCCTGGAGGACCTGTCCTTGGTGACCTTGACGCCGACCGCGAATGGCGGAGCCATCGGCATGCACGACGTGATCCGCGAAGTGCTGCGCCGCGAACTGGGTGCGGACCGCCTGCGGGCGCTGCACCGCCTGCTCCTGTCGGCCGCGTCCGGGACGGCGCAGGAAGGCGCGTCCGTCATCGAGTGGTGGACGTTGCCGGATCTCGACCGGTACCTGCAGGACCACCTGATCGAACATCTGCAGGCAGCGGACCGGGGAGCCGACGCCGCCGCCGTGGCGAGCGACATCCGCTGGGTGACCGCCCGGCTGGAGCAGTCCGGACCGATCGCGCCGTTGTCGGACCTTGCGCTTCTCCCCGGCGGAACCGCCGTGCACCTGCGACATGTCTTCGGCCAGACCGCTCATCTGCTGGCGCCCACGCAGCCCCCGCACTCCCGGATCGACATCCTGTACGGCCGCCTCGAGCACGACACCGTGTGGGGAGCCCCGATCAAGGCGCTGAACCAGGAGCGCAAGCCACCGGCACTGCTCAACGGATGGCCCCTTCCCGATCTTCCGGAACCGGCACTACGCCGCACCGTCACCGGGCACACCGCGCCGATCCGTGCCATAGCCATCTCCCCCGCGAGCGACTGGTTCGTGACCGCCGGCGCGGATCGGACCGTCCGGGTGTGGAACGCCGCGACCGGCGCCGAGCGCATGACGTTGACCGGTCACACCGACCGGGTCACAGCCGTCGCGATCGCTGCTGACGGCACGTGGTTCGTCAGCGCCGGTGCTGACCGGTCCATCCGCGCCTGGGATGCGACCACGGGAGCCTTACGCGGACGGTTCACCGGCCACACGGCCCGGGTGAACGCGGTGGCGGTCGCCCCCGACGGCACCTGGATAGCGAGCGGCGGCGAGGACCGGTCCGTCCGCATCTGGGATGTGGCAAGTGGCAGGCAGAGAATGAAGCTGACCGGCCACAGCGGTGCGGTGACCTCGGTTGCGGTCGATCCGCACGGCACCTTCCTGGCCACCAGCAGCGACGACCGGTCGGTGCGGATCTGGGGCATCAGCACGGGGCGTGAACAGGCGCGCCTGGTCGTCTCCACCGACTGGGCCCGCTCGGTTGCCGTCGCCCCCAGCGGCACCTGGGTGGTGGTGGCCGGCTGGTCGCTGCGCATCTGGAACTTCGTCACCGGCGAACAACGAACCGACTTGGCGAGCCAGGTCAACGACCTGCTCAACGCGGTCGCGGTTGCTCCCGACGGCAAGTGGCTGGCCACCGGCGGCGACGACCGCAACACCCGGATCTGGGACGCTGCCACCGGGGAGCAGCAGGCAGCGTTGCGCGGGCACATCGACCCGGTGAACGCCGTCACGATCGCCCCGGACGGCACCTGGATGGCAACGGCGAGTTCCGACTGGTCCGTACGGATCTGGGACGGGCCCGCCCACCTCGGCCGCGGCCGGGCCGTACCCGCCGGTGACCGGTCGGCATGGTTCTCCGACGTGGCCTGGTCGCCGGACGGGCAGTGGCTCGCCACCGGCAGCACCAACAGCTCGGTGCAACTCTGGGCGGCCACCACGGGCGAGCAGCGCAAGCCTCCGGCATGCCGCACCGGGCGCATCAACGCGGTGGCCATCGCGCCGGACGGCACGTGGCTGGCCAGCGCGGGCTGGTCTGTACGCATCTGGGACGTGGCCCGCAACGAGCAACGCACCGAGATGCTCGGGCACGTCGGGCGGGTCTTCTCGGTGGCCGTCTCGCCCGACGGCAGCTGGCTGGCGACCGGCGGAGACGATCGCACGGTGCGCGTCTGGGATGCCGCGACGGGTGCGGAACGCCGTACGATCGCCGGTCATCGGGGCCGGATCAACTCTGTTGCGATCTCGCCGGACGGCACCTGGCTGGCTACCGCGGGCTCCGATCGCACGGTGCGTCTCTGGGATGCCGCGACGGGTGCGGAACGCCGTACGATCGCCGGTCATCGGGGCCGGATCAACTCCGTTGCGATCTCGCCGGACGGCACCTGGCTGGCCACCGCGGGCTCCGACCGCACGGTGCGTCTCTGGGACGCCGTCACCGGTGCGGAGCTGCGTGCCTTCGGCGGCCACACCGACCGGGTCAACTCCGTAGCCATCTCCACCGACGGAACCCGGCTGGCGACGGCCGGTTCGGACCGCACGGTACGGATCTGGATCGCAGAGACCGGCAGCGCCTACGCCATGACGCGACTCGAACAGGCGGCGCACACCTGCCGGTGGAATCCCGTCGACGGTTCGCTCGCCGTCGCGGGCGCCGGCGGCCTCTACCGGTTCCTGCTCAGAACCTGA
- a CDS encoding VOC family protein: MGSVKKFQVTFDCKEPERVGRFWCELLGYTAPPPSGFSTWDDYNDARPAEARGSWFAATDPTGEGPRLFFQRVPEGKIVKNRVHLDVRAGAGLVGEERLAALLAEEARLTPLGGTRVLLQLADEENESCLTMQDVEGNEFCLD, encoded by the coding sequence ATGGGGTCGGTGAAGAAGTTCCAGGTCACGTTCGACTGCAAGGAGCCCGAGCGGGTGGGCCGCTTCTGGTGTGAGCTGCTGGGCTACACCGCGCCGCCTCCCTCCGGCTTCTCCACCTGGGACGACTACAACGACGCGCGGCCAGCCGAGGCGCGCGGTTCCTGGTTCGCCGCCACCGACCCCACGGGCGAGGGACCACGGCTGTTCTTCCAGCGGGTCCCCGAGGGCAAAATCGTCAAGAACCGGGTGCACCTCGACGTACGAGCCGGTGCCGGCCTGGTGGGCGAGGAGCGCCTGGCGGCCCTCCTGGCCGAGGAAGCCCGGCTGACCCCGCTCGGCGGCACCCGGGTGCTGCTCCAGCTCGCCGACGAGGAGAACGAGTCATGCCTGACCATGCAGGACGTCGAAGGCAACGAGTTCTGCCTCGACTGA
- a CDS encoding class I SAM-dependent methyltransferase: protein MTRDTRSRASYGIDAPALLAIPASAVVAGLWQVVVTRSPWPLIGVVITLLCVGLGVHAARRGKLVVWDELLSFLRGDEDLLDIGCGRGAVLTTAARRLPHGRAVGVDVWRTRDQSGNCADATRRNAALTAVADHVGVDTGTMLDLPYADASFDVVVSMTAVHNVGQDHVDRAIAEAVRVLRPGGRLLIADLRFTRRYAHRLRELGMIDVSRRSLGWRLWWTGPWLRTVLITATRPADDRRDLCHRTAAAHPGAVARPKIRTGGTSPA, encoded by the coding sequence ATGACAAGAGACACCCGGTCCCGCGCCTCCTACGGCATCGACGCCCCGGCACTGCTGGCCATCCCCGCGTCGGCAGTGGTCGCCGGCCTGTGGCAGGTGGTGGTCACGCGATCCCCATGGCCGCTGATCGGGGTGGTGATCACCCTCCTGTGCGTCGGCCTCGGCGTGCACGCCGCCCGGCGCGGCAAACTTGTCGTCTGGGACGAGCTGCTGAGCTTCCTGCGCGGCGATGAGGACCTGCTCGACATCGGGTGTGGCCGGGGCGCGGTGCTCACCACCGCGGCCCGCCGGCTGCCCCACGGCCGAGCCGTCGGCGTCGACGTGTGGCGGACCCGCGACCAGTCCGGCAACTGCGCCGACGCGACCCGGCGCAACGCCGCATTGACCGCCGTCGCCGACCACGTCGGCGTGGACACCGGAACCATGCTCGACCTTCCGTACGCCGACGCCTCGTTCGACGTGGTCGTCTCCATGACCGCGGTCCACAACGTCGGCCAGGACCACGTCGACCGGGCCATCGCGGAGGCCGTGCGGGTGCTGCGCCCCGGCGGCCGGTTGCTGATCGCCGACCTGCGCTTCACCCGCCGCTACGCGCACCGCCTGCGGGAACTCGGCATGATCGACGTCAGCCGCCGCAGCCTCGGCTGGCGTCTCTGGTGGACCGGCCCCTGGCTGCGGACCGTCCTGATCACCGCCACCCGCCCCGCCGATGATCGCCGTGACCTATGCCATCGCACTGCAGCGGCGCACCCCGGTGCGGTTGCCCGGCCGAAGATCCGCACCGGCGGGACTTCTCCCGCATGA
- a CDS encoding NADP-dependent oxidoreductase, with protein MSVESTEVRLARRPHGTPVPDDFEIARTSVPAPQPGQLLVRNTLMSVDPYMRGRMDDRKSYVPPFDLGQPMQGGAVGEVVASAADGFKPGDQVLHGLGWREYALVDARSAAPVDPAAAPLGAYLGVLGMTGLTAYAGLLRTAEFRPGDTVFVSSAAGAVGQVAGQLARIRGAGRVIGSAGSAGKVAYLRDELGFEAAFNYRDAPVRQLLEAAAPDGIDVYFDNVGGDHLEAAIARMNVHGRICVCGMISVYNATEPAAAPRNLAQLIGKRITMRGMLVGDHNDLRDQFIAEVAPLVADGTLRYRETIHEGIENAPAAFLSMLRGDNIGKVLVRL; from the coding sequence ATGAGCGTGGAATCCACCGAAGTAAGACTCGCGCGACGTCCGCACGGCACTCCCGTACCCGACGATTTCGAGATCGCGCGCACCAGCGTGCCCGCCCCGCAGCCCGGGCAGCTCCTGGTGCGCAACACCTTGATGAGCGTCGACCCGTACATGCGCGGGCGGATGGACGACCGGAAGTCGTACGTGCCACCCTTCGACCTGGGCCAGCCGATGCAGGGCGGCGCCGTCGGCGAGGTGGTCGCCTCGGCCGCCGACGGCTTCAAGCCCGGTGATCAGGTGTTGCACGGTCTCGGCTGGCGCGAGTACGCCCTGGTCGACGCCCGCTCGGCCGCACCGGTCGACCCGGCCGCCGCGCCGCTCGGGGCGTACCTCGGGGTGCTCGGCATGACCGGCCTCACCGCCTACGCCGGGCTGTTGCGCACCGCGGAGTTCCGCCCCGGTGACACGGTGTTCGTGTCCAGCGCGGCCGGTGCGGTCGGCCAGGTCGCCGGTCAGCTCGCCCGCATCCGCGGCGCCGGCCGGGTGATCGGCAGCGCGGGCTCGGCCGGCAAGGTCGCCTACCTGCGCGACGAGCTCGGGTTCGAGGCGGCGTTCAACTACCGGGACGCCCCCGTACGGCAGCTGCTCGAGGCCGCGGCACCGGACGGCATCGACGTGTACTTCGACAACGTCGGCGGCGACCACCTCGAGGCCGCCATCGCCCGGATGAACGTCCACGGCCGGATCTGCGTCTGCGGCATGATCAGCGTCTACAACGCCACCGAGCCGGCCGCCGCGCCCCGCAACCTGGCCCAGCTCATCGGCAAACGCATCACCATGCGCGGCATGCTCGTCGGTGACCACAACGACCTGCGCGACCAGTTCATCGCCGAGGTGGCACCGCTGGTGGCCGACGGCACCCTGCGCTACCGCGAGACCATCCACGAGGGCATCGAGAACGCCCCGGCCGCCTTCCTGTCCATGCTCCGCGGCGACAACATCGGCAAGGTCCTCGTACGACTCTGA
- a CDS encoding HIT family protein gives MPTVFTKIITGELPGRIVWSDERAAAFLTIAPLTPGHTLVVPRAEVDEWTDLEPELAGHVLGVAHTIGRALKRAFDAPRVGLIVAGFEVPHAHVHVFPATDMADFDFARAVPDVSAEELDASHRRIVDALG, from the coding sequence GTGCCGACTGTGTTCACGAAGATCATCACCGGTGAGCTGCCGGGCCGCATCGTGTGGTCCGACGAGCGGGCCGCCGCGTTCCTGACCATCGCGCCGCTGACGCCGGGTCACACGCTGGTCGTGCCGCGCGCCGAGGTCGACGAGTGGACCGATCTGGAGCCGGAGCTGGCCGGTCACGTGCTCGGCGTCGCCCACACCATCGGGCGGGCGCTCAAGCGGGCCTTCGACGCGCCGCGGGTCGGGCTGATCGTGGCCGGCTTCGAGGTGCCGCACGCGCACGTGCACGTATTCCCGGCCACGGACATGGCCGACTTCGACTTCGCCCGGGCCGTTCCCGATGTCAGCGCCGAGGAACTGGACGCCAGCCACAGGCGCATCGTCGACGCGCTGGGCTGA